In Acidovorax sp. GBBC 1281, a single window of DNA contains:
- a CDS encoding pyridoxal phosphate-dependent aminotransferase, whose amino-acid sequence MTATLPTALANGAAPPGAFTPARRIAALGVSPILRITDHANALKRSGRPVIVLGAGEPDFDTPDHILEAARRALARGETRYTVLDGSPAMKEAVREKFRRDNGLDFALDEITVGTGAKQVLYNAFMATLDPGDEVILPAPYWSSYADVVTIAGGVPVTVPCTEADGFRLVPAALEAAITPRTRWLLLNSPSNPTGAAYSAAQLRPLLDVLLRHPQVWLLSDDIYEHILYDGAAFATPAALEPRLKNRCLTVNGVSKAYAMTGWRIGFAGGPRELIAAMAVVQSQCTSCPSSISQAAAIEALTGPQAIVAERCADFQARRDFVVQALNQAPGLRCRTPEGAFYTYASCAGTLGRTTPGGALLKTDVDFCQYLLAEYEVAVVPGTYFGLAPYFRISYATSMAQLQMACQRIQDACAALR is encoded by the coding sequence CATGCCAACGCGCTCAAGCGCTCGGGCCGGCCGGTGATCGTGCTGGGTGCGGGCGAGCCCGACTTCGACACGCCCGACCACATCCTGGAGGCGGCGCGCCGGGCGCTGGCGCGCGGAGAGACCCGCTACACGGTGCTGGACGGCAGCCCGGCGATGAAGGAGGCGGTGCGCGAGAAGTTCCGGCGCGACAACGGCCTGGACTTCGCCCTGGACGAGATCACCGTGGGCACGGGCGCCAAGCAGGTGCTCTACAACGCGTTCATGGCCACGCTGGACCCGGGCGACGAGGTGATCCTGCCCGCGCCCTACTGGTCGTCGTATGCGGACGTGGTGACGATCGCGGGCGGCGTGCCGGTCACCGTGCCGTGCACCGAGGCGGACGGCTTCCGGCTGGTGCCGGCCGCGCTGGAGGCCGCCATCACGCCGCGCACGCGCTGGCTGCTGCTCAACTCGCCCTCCAATCCCACCGGGGCCGCCTACAGCGCCGCACAATTGCGCCCGCTGCTGGACGTGCTGCTGCGCCACCCGCAGGTGTGGCTGCTGTCGGACGACATCTACGAGCACATCCTGTACGACGGCGCGGCCTTCGCCACGCCGGCCGCGCTGGAGCCGCGCCTGAAAAACCGCTGCCTCACGGTGAACGGCGTGTCCAAGGCCTATGCGATGACGGGTTGGCGCATCGGCTTTGCCGGCGGCCCGCGCGAGTTGATCGCCGCCATGGCGGTGGTGCAGAGCCAGTGCACCTCGTGCCCCTCCTCCATCAGCCAGGCGGCGGCCATCGAGGCGCTGACCGGGCCGCAGGCCATCGTGGCCGAGCGCTGCGCGGACTTCCAGGCCCGCCGCGATTTCGTGGTGCAGGCGCTCAACCAAGCGCCCGGCCTGCGCTGCCGCACGCCCGAGGGCGCGTTCTACACCTATGCCAGTTGCGCCGGCACGCTGGGCCGCACCACGCCGGGCGGCGCGCTGCTCAAGACCGACGTGGATTTTTGCCAGTACCTGCTGGCCGAGTACGAGGTGGCCGTGGTGCCGGGCACGTATTTCGGGCTGGCGCCGTACTTTCGCATCTCATACGCTACCTCGATGGCCCAGCTGCAGATGGCCTGCCAGCGCATCCAGGACGCCTGCGCGGCGCTGCGGTGA